From Maylandia zebra isolate NMK-2024a linkage group LG11, Mzebra_GT3a, whole genome shotgun sequence, one genomic window encodes:
- the ankrd28b gene encoding serine/threonine-protein phosphatase 6 regulatory ankyrin repeat subunit A: protein MVVLKIRDQPPLLKAIFNVDPDEVRSLIFKKEDVNAQDNEKRTPLHAAAYLGDAEIIELLILSGARVNAKDNKWLTPLHRAVASCSEDAVQVLLKHSADVNARDKNWQTPLHIAAANKAVRCAEALVPLLSNVNVSDRAGRTALHHAAFSGHLEMVRLLLSRGANINAFDKKDRRAIHWAAYMGHIEVVKLLASHGAEVACKDKKSYTPLHAAASSGMISVVKYLLDLGVDINEPNAYGNTPLHVACYNGQDVVVNELIDCGANVNQVNEKGFAPLHFTAASRHGALCLELLVCNGADVNIKSKDGKTPLHMTAIHGRFSRSQAIIEKGAEIDCEDKNGNTPLHIAARYGHELLINTLISNRADTAKRGIHGMFPLHLAALSGFSDCCRKLLSSGFDIDTPDDFGRTCLHAAAAGGNLECLNLLLNTGADFNRKDSFGRTPLHYAAANCNYQCLFALVGSGASVNDLDERGCTPLHYAAASDTDGKCLEYLLRNDANPGIRDNQGYNAVHYASAYGHRLCLELIASETPLDVLMETSGTDILNDADVRAPVSPLHLAAYHGHHQAMEVLVQSLLDLDVRNSQGRTPLDLAAFKGHVECVDVLINQGASILVKDYTLKRTPIHAAATNGHSECLRLLIGNADLQSAVDIQDGNGQTPLMLAVLSGHTDCVYSLLNKGANVEAKDKWGRTALHRGAVTGHEECVEALLQHSASFLVRDCKGRTPIHLAAACGHIGVLGGLLHAAQSVETLPVLTDNQGYTPLHWACYNGHDTCVEVLLEQEVFHKADGNSFSPLHCAVIHDNEGAAEMLIDTLGPAIVNSKDSKNRTPLHAAAFTDHVECLQLLLSHNAQVNSVDAVGKTPLMMAAENGQTNAVEVLVSSAKADLTLQDAAKNTALHLACSKGHETSALLILEKITDRNLINATNAALQTPLHVAARNGLTVVVQELLAKGASVLAVDENGYTPALACAPNKDVADCLALILATMMPVSPCTPAPTLPFSAINHYTTSPSKSVTFDSLPVLRGEHSSYCSFNNISHHDGFYKDEELNDSDSETY from the exons ATGGTGGTTCTCAAAATTCGAGACCAG cCTCCTTTGCTGAAAGCTATTTTCAATGTAGATCCTGATGAAGTACGTTCGCTTATATTCAAAAAAGAAGATGTGAATGCACAG GACAATGAGAAGCGAACTCCATTGCATGCTGCCGCCTATCTCGGAGATGCAGAAATTATAGAGCTGTTGATTCTATCTG GTGCAAGAgtaaatgccaaagataacaagTGGCTCACTCCCCTGCACCGAGCTGTGGCCTCCTGCAGTGAG GATGCTGTCCAGGTGTTGCTGAAACACTCGGCTGATGTAAATGCCCGAGACAAAAACTGGCAGACGCCACTTCACATCGCCGCCGCCAATAAGGCGGTCCGCTGCGCCGAAGCCCTAGTGCCACTACTCAGCAATGTGAATGTGTCAGACAGAGCAGGCCGCACCGCGCTGCACCATGCAGCCTTCAGCGGTCATCTGGAG ATGGTGAGACTCTTGCTCTCCAGAGGGGCCAACATCAATGCTTTTGACAAGAAGGACCGCCGTGCGATACACTGGGCCGCCTACATGG GACACATAGAAGTGGTGAAGCTGCTGGCATCACATGGAGCTGAGGTGGCCTGCAAAGATAAGAAATCTTACACCCCCCTACATGCGGCAGCCTCTAGTGGAATGATCAGCGTTGTTAAATACCTCCTGGACTTGGGGGTGGAT ATCAATGAGCCCAATGCATATGGCAACACACCCCTCCACGTGGCCTGCTACAACGGGCAAGATGTGGTTGTGAACGAGCTCATAGACTGTGGAGCCAACGTCAACCAGGTGAACGAGAAGGGCTTTGCCCCTCTGCATTTCACCGCCGCCTCGCGTCACGGAGCACTCTGCCTGGAGCTTCTGGTTTGCAATGGGGCAGATGTCAACattaaa AGTAAAGATGGGAAGACTCCACTCCACATGACAGCGATCCATGGGAGGTTCTCGAGGTCTCAAGCAATCATTGAGAAAG GTGCGGAGATTGACTGTGAAGACAAGAACGGAAATACACCACTACACATTGCCGCTCGATACGGCCACGAACTCCTCATTAACACTCTCATCTCCAACAGAGCTGACACAGCTAA aCGAGGAATCCATGGCATGTTCCCACTGCATTTAGCTGCTCTCAGTGGCTTCTCTGACTGCTGCAGAAAGCTCCTGTCTTCAG GCTTTGATATTGATACTCCTGATGACTTTGGGAGGACCTGTTTACATGCTGCAGCTGCTGGAGG AAACCTGGAATGTCTAAATCTTCTCCTCAACACTGGGGCCGACTTCAACAGAAAGGACAGCTTTGGCAG GACCCCTCTGCACTACGCTGCTGCCAATTGTAACTACCAGTGCCTGTTTGCTCTGGTGGGGTCTGGGGCCAGCGTCAATGACCTAGACGAGCGGGGCTGCACTCCTCTCCACTACGCCGCTGCGTCTGACACAGATGGAAA GTGCCTGGAATATTTACTGAGAAATGATGCAAATCCAGGGATCCGGGACAATCAGGGCTACAATGCTGTGCACTACGCCTCAGCGTATGGACATCGCCTTTGTCTGGAGCTG ATTGCAAGTGAAACACCCCTAGATGTG CTAATGGAAACCTCAGGGACAGACATCCTGAACGACGCGGATGTCAGAGCCCCTGTCAGCCCCCTGCATCTTGCT GCATACCATGGTCACCATCAAGCTATGGAGGTTCTGGTGCAGTCTCTGCTGGATCTGGATGTGAGAAACAGCCAAGGGCGCACACCCCTGGACCTGGCTGCCTTCAAAGGGCATGTGGAGTGTGTGGATGTCCTAATCAACCAGGGAGCCTCCATCTTGGTGAAAGATTACACCTTGAAGCGAACACCTATACATGCTGCAG CTACCAATGGTCACTCAGAGTGTTTACGTTTGCTCATTGGAAATGCTGATCTTCAAAGTGCAGTAGACATTCAAGATGGGAATGGACA AACCCCTCTCATGCTTGCGgtcctgagtggacacacagatTGTGTGTATTCTCTGCTAAATAAAGGAGCCAATGTAGAAGCCAAAGACAAATGGGGCAGGACAGCCCTGCACAGAGGA GCGGTGACTGGCCATGAGGAATGTGTGGAAGCTTTGCTTCAGCACAGCGCCAGCTTCCTGGTGCGAGACTGTAAAGGGCGCACACCGATCCACCTGGCAGCGGCGTGTGGACACATAGGGGTACTGGGAGGCCTTCTGCATGCTGCCCAATCAGTGGAAACACTCCCTGTCTTAACAGACAACCAAGGCTACACCCCACTGCACTGGGCCTGCTACAATG GTCACGATACGTGTGTGGAGGTTTTGCTGGAGCAAGAGGTTTTCCACAAGGCTGATGGCAATTCTTTCAGCCCCCTCCACTGTGCTGT GATCCATGACAACGAAGGTGCTGCTGAGATGCTGATAGACACACTGGGCCCTGCAATTGTGAATTCCAAAGACAGTAAAAACAG GACCCCGCTCCACGCCGCAGCCTTCACTGACCACGTGGAGTGTCTCCAGCTGCTGCTGAGCCACAACGCTCAGGTCAACAGTGTCGACGCCGTGGGGAAGACACCGCTCATGATGGCTGCTGAGAACGGCCAGACCAACGCTGTCG AGGTGCTGGTGAGCAGTGCAAAAGCAGATCTCACTCTACAAGATGCTGCAAAGAACACTGCACTACACCTGGCCTGCAGTAAG GGACATGAAACCAGTGCCTTGTTGATATTGGAGAAGATTACAGACAGAAACCTCATAAATGCCACTAATGCCGCCTTACAGAC GCCTCTACACGTGGCTGCAAGAAATGGCCTGACTGTGGTAGTGCAAGAGCTGCTTGCAAAGGGAGCCAGTGTCCTTGCAGTTGATGAAAATG GTTACACGCCCGCCTTGGCTTGTGCCCCCAACAAAGATGTGGCAGACTGCCTAGCCCTCATCCTGGCCACCATGATGCCTGTGTCTCCCTGCACCCCGGCACCAACCCTCCCATTCAGTGCCATTAACCATTACACTACCAGCCCCTCTAAGAGCGTCACCTTCGACAGCCTGCCCGTGCTGCGTGGCGAGCACAGCTCATACTGCAGCTTCAACAACATCAGCCACCACGACGGCTTCTACAAAGACGAGGAGCTCAACGACTCTGATTCAGAGACGTACTGA
- the hacl1 gene encoding 2-hydroxyacyl-CoA lyase 1: MDEVTGAQLIAESLKAQKVDYMFGIVGVPIIEVAMAAQAAGIRYVGMRNEQAACYAASAVGYITGRPGACLVVSGPGLIHALGGMANANMNCWPVVVIGGSSDRNQETAGAFQEFPQVEACRLYSKFSARPSSLEAIPSVIEKAVRTSIYGRPGACYVDIAGDMVNAKVERSKVREVSCCPPPPVSLADQGSVTEAISVLKAAKTPLVIIGKGAAYGRAETVLRELIEMSGLPFLPTPMGKGVLPDDHANCVAAARSRALLQADVILLFGARLNWMLHFGLSPRFNPNVKIIQVDLCAEEMGNNVRPAVALLGDISAVATQLLLCVRRDGWKYPSNAEWWSTLKSKIAANAKISKALALQSTVPLNYYTVFHHISQLLPHDCIIVSEGANTMDIGRTMLNNYLPRHRLDAGTFGTMGVGLGFAIAAAAVEASQNTGRRVVCVEGDSAFGFSGMEVETMCRYSLPVVVIVVNNNGIYSGVDSETWKAMKQMGELTSVAPPVSLLPDARYDEVMKAFGGRGLLVRTVEELRSALQLSLSDWERPSLINVLIDPSSDRKQQEFPWLTRSNL; the protein is encoded by the exons ATGGACGAAGTGACAGGAGCTCAGCTCATCGCTGAGTCTCTAAAGGCTCAG AAAGTGGACTACATGTTTGGGATAGTTGGAGTTCCGATTATCGAAGTGGCCATGGCTGCTCAGGCTGCAGGAATCAGATACGTAGGAATGCGCAACGAGCAAGCG GCGTGCTATGCAGCGTCTGCCGTCGGATACATTACTGGGAG ACCAGGGGCCTGTCTTGTGGTTTCTGGACCTGGGCTCATCCATGCCCTGGGTGGAATGGCCAATGCCAACATGAACTGCTG GCCGGTGGTTGTTATCGGAGGGTCTTCGGATCGAAATCAGGAAACTGCAGGAGCCTTTCAGGAGTTTCCTCAG GTGGAAGCATGCCGCCTGTACAGCAAGTTTTCAGCGAGACCCAGCAGTCTAGAAGCCATCCCCTCAGTGATAGAGAAG GCGGTCCGCACAAGCATCTATGGGCGTCCAGGTGCTTGTTATGTGGATATTGCAGGCGACATGGTTAATGCTAAAGTGGAGAGGAGCAAAGTTAG AGAGGTGTCCTGCTGTCCGCCTCCACCAGTGAGTTTGGCTGACCAGGGTTCAGTCACAGAAGCCATATCTGTCTTAAAAGCAGCCAAGACACCCTTGGTCATCATCGGCAAAG GAGCAGCCTACGGCAGAGCAGAGACTGTGCTGAGGGAGCTTATTGAAATGAGTGGCCTTCCCTTCCTGCCCACCCCGATGGGAAAAGGGGTTCTTCCTGATGACCATGCCAACTGTGTAGCTGCTGCACGCTCAAG AGCTCTTCTCCAGGCTGATGTCATACTTCTGTTTGGAGCCAGGCTAAATTGGATGCTCCATTTTGGTCTTTCGCCTAGATTTAACCCTAATGTTAAGATCATTCAG GTTGACCTTTGTGCTGAGGAGATGGGCAATAACGTGAGGCCAGCTGTTGCTCTCCTTGGAGATATCAGTGCTGTTGCCACTCAG ctgctACTGTGTGTCCGTAGAGATGGTTGGAAATACCCCTCTAACGCTGAGTGGTGGAGCACGTTAAAGAGCAAGATTGCTGCTAATGCAAAAATATCAAAG GCACTTGCTCTACAGTCTACAGTGCCCTTGAACTACTACACAGTGTTTCATCACATCTCCCAGCTGCTgccacatgactgcatcattgTCAGCGAGGGTGCAAACACAATGGACATCGGACGCACCATGTTAAATAACTACCTACCTCGACACAG ACTGGATGCAGGCACTTTTGGAACAATGGGAGTAGGTCTCGGGTTTGCTATCGCAGCAGCTGCTGTGGAGGCGAGCCAGAACACCGGCCGAAGGGTCGTCTGTGTGGAGGGAGACAGTGCCTTTGGGTTTTCTGGTATGGAGGTTGAGACCATGTGCAG GTATAGCCTACCCGTGGTTGTTATTGTGGTCAATAATAACGGCATTTACAGCGGAGTAGATTCTGAAACATGGAAAGCAATGAAACAAATGGGAGAGCTGACCTCTGT GGCCCCTCCCGTGTCCCTTCTACCTGACGCTCGCTATGATGAGGTGATGAAGGCGTTCGGAGGTCGAGGGTTGCTGGTGAGGACGGTGGAGGAGCTGCGCAGTGCCTTACAGCTTAGCCTGAGTGACTGGGAGAGACCAAGTCTCATCAATGTGCTCATTGACCCTTCCtcagacaggaagcagcag GAGTTTCCTTGGCTCACACGTTCCAACCTGTAG
- the colq gene encoding uncharacterized protein colq isoform X1 — protein sequence MTLLTLGLYLPLWFCYGLAQPSFLDNFDSFPAALRSPDQQKRFNPCCLVSPPPPPLFPPPPSLWRLYPHSDGNSRGGRESDVDNNNKVSSCPAGPPGPPGPPGPQGPPGLPGIAGPKGEKGEIGRPGQKGRTGPPGLPGKRGPTGWSGPSGAKGEKGDPGLMGLPGSRGPIGPRGLPGYKGEKGSRGDRGENGMKGDKGAMGFPGMLGQKGEMGPKGEPGTSGNRGPTGRPGKRGKQGLKGDTGSVGPIGPAGPQGPPGHPGPPGPPATGVYMVGAKGARGPPGPPGKCSCSSLSSPPFENYASTGNYLKVPAIFVVSNEEELERLRTDNALAFRKDQRSLYFKDIDGWLPIQTFPFQITPYQSMENAPDDEGYCGDGIVQISTGEECDDKNRVVTDGCVKCKHAYCGDGYRYEGAEECDGKDFGYQTCNSYLPGSYGHLKCTRYCTIDSTNCKYFT from the exons ATGACTCTTCTAACACTTGGACTGTATCTGCCATTGTGGTTTTGTTATGGCCTGGCTCAGCCTTCTTTTCTGGACAACTTTGATTCATTCCCAGCAG CTCTCAGATCACCGGATCAGCAGAAGAGGTTCAACCCATGCTGTTTAGTGAGTCCGCCTCCACCACCGCTGTTTCCTCCACCCCCTTCACTTTGGCGCCTCTACCCTCAT aGTGATGGAAATTCCCGTGGTGGTCGCGAGTCTGATGTggacaataacaataaagtttCTTCTTGCCCAGCAGGCCCTCCGGGGCCTCCTGGCCCCCCAGGACCTCAG GGTCCCCCTGGATTACCTGGGATAGCAGGGCCTAAAGGAGAAAAG GGAGAAATAGGAAGACCTGGTCAAAAG GGTCGGACAGGCCCTCCTGGACTTCCTGGGAAAAGAGGACCAACAGGATGGTCAGGACCAAGTGGGGCCAAA GGGGAGAAAGGTGACCCGGGGCTGATGGGTTTGCCTGGATCCAGAGGACCAATTGGGCCGAGG GGCTTACCTGGGTATAAAGGGGAAAAG GGTTCCCGAGGTGACCGTGGCGAGAATGGGATGAAAGGAGACAAG GGTGCAATGGGTTTCCCAGGAATGCTTGGACAAAAA GGTGAAATGGGTCCAAAAGGAGAACCTGGAACCTCAGGAAACAGAGGACCCACTGGCCGACCGGGGAAGAGAGGCAAGCAG GGACTGAAAGGAGACACAGGAAGCGTTGGTCCTATAGGGCCAGCAGGCCCGCAGGGACCTCCAGGCCACCCCGGCCCTCCTGGTCCACCTGCAACAG GAGTCTACATGGTTGGAGCAAAGGGTGCGCGCGGTCCACCAGGGCCTCCTGGAAAGTGTAGCTGCAGCTCTTTGAGTAGTCCTCCATTTGAAAATTATGCCTCTACAGGAAATTATCTCAAAGTGCCAGCG ATATTTGTGGTGAGCAATGAGGAGGAACTGGAGCGCCTCCGCACAGATAACGCTCTTGCATTCCGTAAAGACCAGAGATCTCTCTATTTCAAAGACATTGATGGCTGGCTGCCAATCCAG ACCTTTCCATTCCAGATCACGCCCTACCAGTCCATGGAAAATGCCCCCGATGATGAAGGTTACTGTGGGGACGGCATAGTGCAGATCTCCACCGGGGAGGAGTGTgatgacaaaaacagagttgTCACCGATGGCTGCGTCA AGTGTAAACATGCCTACTGTGGAGACGGATACCGCTATGAAggggctgaggagtgtgatggAAAAGACTTTGGATACCAGACATGTAATTCATATCTTCCAGG GTCATATGGTCACCTCAAGTGCACAAGATACTGTACTATTGACTCAACAAACTGCAAGTACTTTACTTGA
- the colq gene encoding uncharacterized protein colq isoform X2, whose translation MTLLTLGLYLPLWFCYGLAQPSFLDNFDSFPAALRSPDQQKRFNPCCLVSPPPPPLFPPPPSLWRLYPHSDGNSRGGRESDVDNNNKVSSCPAGPPGPPGPPGPQGPPGLPGIAGPKGEKGEIGRPGQKGRTGPPGLPGKRGPTGWSGPSGAKGEKGDPGLMGLPGSRGPIGPRGLPGYKGEKGSRGDRGENGMKGDKGAMGFPGMLGQKGEMGPKGEPGTSGNRGPTGRPGKRGKQGLKGDTGSVGPIGPAGPQGPPGHPGPPGPPATGVYMVGAKGARGPPGPPGKCSCSSLSSPPFENYASTGNYLKVPAIFVVSNEEELERLRTDNALAFRKDQRSLYFKDIDGWLPIQITPYQSMENAPDDEGYCGDGIVQISTGEECDDKNRVVTDGCVKCKHAYCGDGYRYEGAEECDGKDFGYQTCNSYLPGSYGHLKCTRYCTIDSTNCKYFT comes from the exons ATGACTCTTCTAACACTTGGACTGTATCTGCCATTGTGGTTTTGTTATGGCCTGGCTCAGCCTTCTTTTCTGGACAACTTTGATTCATTCCCAGCAG CTCTCAGATCACCGGATCAGCAGAAGAGGTTCAACCCATGCTGTTTAGTGAGTCCGCCTCCACCACCGCTGTTTCCTCCACCCCCTTCACTTTGGCGCCTCTACCCTCAT aGTGATGGAAATTCCCGTGGTGGTCGCGAGTCTGATGTggacaataacaataaagtttCTTCTTGCCCAGCAGGCCCTCCGGGGCCTCCTGGCCCCCCAGGACCTCAG GGTCCCCCTGGATTACCTGGGATAGCAGGGCCTAAAGGAGAAAAG GGAGAAATAGGAAGACCTGGTCAAAAG GGTCGGACAGGCCCTCCTGGACTTCCTGGGAAAAGAGGACCAACAGGATGGTCAGGACCAAGTGGGGCCAAA GGGGAGAAAGGTGACCCGGGGCTGATGGGTTTGCCTGGATCCAGAGGACCAATTGGGCCGAGG GGCTTACCTGGGTATAAAGGGGAAAAG GGTTCCCGAGGTGACCGTGGCGAGAATGGGATGAAAGGAGACAAG GGTGCAATGGGTTTCCCAGGAATGCTTGGACAAAAA GGTGAAATGGGTCCAAAAGGAGAACCTGGAACCTCAGGAAACAGAGGACCCACTGGCCGACCGGGGAAGAGAGGCAAGCAG GGACTGAAAGGAGACACAGGAAGCGTTGGTCCTATAGGGCCAGCAGGCCCGCAGGGACCTCCAGGCCACCCCGGCCCTCCTGGTCCACCTGCAACAG GAGTCTACATGGTTGGAGCAAAGGGTGCGCGCGGTCCACCAGGGCCTCCTGGAAAGTGTAGCTGCAGCTCTTTGAGTAGTCCTCCATTTGAAAATTATGCCTCTACAGGAAATTATCTCAAAGTGCCAGCG ATATTTGTGGTGAGCAATGAGGAGGAACTGGAGCGCCTCCGCACAGATAACGCTCTTGCATTCCGTAAAGACCAGAGATCTCTCTATTTCAAAGACATTGATGGCTGGCTGCCAATCCAG ATCACGCCCTACCAGTCCATGGAAAATGCCCCCGATGATGAAGGTTACTGTGGGGACGGCATAGTGCAGATCTCCACCGGGGAGGAGTGTgatgacaaaaacagagttgTCACCGATGGCTGCGTCA AGTGTAAACATGCCTACTGTGGAGACGGATACCGCTATGAAggggctgaggagtgtgatggAAAAGACTTTGGATACCAGACATGTAATTCATATCTTCCAGG GTCATATGGTCACCTCAAGTGCACAAGATACTGTACTATTGACTCAACAAACTGCAAGTACTTTACTTGA
- the colq gene encoding uncharacterized protein colq isoform X4 produces MTLLTLGLYLPLWFCYGLAQPSFLDNFDSFPAALRSPDQQKRFNPCCLVSPPPPPLFPPPPSLWRLYPHSDGNSRGGRESDVDNNNKVSSCPAGPPGPPGPPGPQGPPGLPGIAGPKGEKGRTGPPGLPGKRGPTGWSGPSGAKGEKGDPGLMGLPGSRGPIGPRGLPGYKGEKGSRGDRGENGMKGDKGAMGFPGMLGQKGEMGPKGEPGTSGNRGPTGRPGKRGKQGLKGDTGSVGPIGPAGPQGPPGHPGPPGPPATGVYMVGAKGARGPPGPPGKCSCSSLSSPPFENYASTGNYLKVPAIFVVSNEEELERLRTDNALAFRKDQRSLYFKDIDGWLPIQITPYQSMENAPDDEGYCGDGIVQISTGEECDDKNRVVTDGCVKCKHAYCGDGYRYEGAEECDGKDFGYQTCNSYLPGSYGHLKCTRYCTIDSTNCKYFT; encoded by the exons ATGACTCTTCTAACACTTGGACTGTATCTGCCATTGTGGTTTTGTTATGGCCTGGCTCAGCCTTCTTTTCTGGACAACTTTGATTCATTCCCAGCAG CTCTCAGATCACCGGATCAGCAGAAGAGGTTCAACCCATGCTGTTTAGTGAGTCCGCCTCCACCACCGCTGTTTCCTCCACCCCCTTCACTTTGGCGCCTCTACCCTCAT aGTGATGGAAATTCCCGTGGTGGTCGCGAGTCTGATGTggacaataacaataaagtttCTTCTTGCCCAGCAGGCCCTCCGGGGCCTCCTGGCCCCCCAGGACCTCAG GGTCCCCCTGGATTACCTGGGATAGCAGGGCCTAAAGGAGAAAAG GGTCGGACAGGCCCTCCTGGACTTCCTGGGAAAAGAGGACCAACAGGATGGTCAGGACCAAGTGGGGCCAAA GGGGAGAAAGGTGACCCGGGGCTGATGGGTTTGCCTGGATCCAGAGGACCAATTGGGCCGAGG GGCTTACCTGGGTATAAAGGGGAAAAG GGTTCCCGAGGTGACCGTGGCGAGAATGGGATGAAAGGAGACAAG GGTGCAATGGGTTTCCCAGGAATGCTTGGACAAAAA GGTGAAATGGGTCCAAAAGGAGAACCTGGAACCTCAGGAAACAGAGGACCCACTGGCCGACCGGGGAAGAGAGGCAAGCAG GGACTGAAAGGAGACACAGGAAGCGTTGGTCCTATAGGGCCAGCAGGCCCGCAGGGACCTCCAGGCCACCCCGGCCCTCCTGGTCCACCTGCAACAG GAGTCTACATGGTTGGAGCAAAGGGTGCGCGCGGTCCACCAGGGCCTCCTGGAAAGTGTAGCTGCAGCTCTTTGAGTAGTCCTCCATTTGAAAATTATGCCTCTACAGGAAATTATCTCAAAGTGCCAGCG ATATTTGTGGTGAGCAATGAGGAGGAACTGGAGCGCCTCCGCACAGATAACGCTCTTGCATTCCGTAAAGACCAGAGATCTCTCTATTTCAAAGACATTGATGGCTGGCTGCCAATCCAG ATCACGCCCTACCAGTCCATGGAAAATGCCCCCGATGATGAAGGTTACTGTGGGGACGGCATAGTGCAGATCTCCACCGGGGAGGAGTGTgatgacaaaaacagagttgTCACCGATGGCTGCGTCA AGTGTAAACATGCCTACTGTGGAGACGGATACCGCTATGAAggggctgaggagtgtgatggAAAAGACTTTGGATACCAGACATGTAATTCATATCTTCCAGG GTCATATGGTCACCTCAAGTGCACAAGATACTGTACTATTGACTCAACAAACTGCAAGTACTTTACTTGA
- the colq gene encoding uncharacterized protein colq isoform X3 translates to MTLLTLGLYLPLWFCYGLAQPSFLDNFDSFPAALRSPDQQKRFNPCCLVSPPPPPLFPPPPSLWRLYPHSDGNSRGGRESDVDNNNKVSSCPAGPPGPPGPPGPQGPPGLPGIAGPKGEKGRTGPPGLPGKRGPTGWSGPSGAKGEKGDPGLMGLPGSRGPIGPRGLPGYKGEKGSRGDRGENGMKGDKGAMGFPGMLGQKGEMGPKGEPGTSGNRGPTGRPGKRGKQGLKGDTGSVGPIGPAGPQGPPGHPGPPGPPATGVYMVGAKGARGPPGPPGKCSCSSLSSPPFENYASTGNYLKVPAIFVVSNEEELERLRTDNALAFRKDQRSLYFKDIDGWLPIQTFPFQITPYQSMENAPDDEGYCGDGIVQISTGEECDDKNRVVTDGCVKCKHAYCGDGYRYEGAEECDGKDFGYQTCNSYLPGSYGHLKCTRYCTIDSTNCKYFT, encoded by the exons ATGACTCTTCTAACACTTGGACTGTATCTGCCATTGTGGTTTTGTTATGGCCTGGCTCAGCCTTCTTTTCTGGACAACTTTGATTCATTCCCAGCAG CTCTCAGATCACCGGATCAGCAGAAGAGGTTCAACCCATGCTGTTTAGTGAGTCCGCCTCCACCACCGCTGTTTCCTCCACCCCCTTCACTTTGGCGCCTCTACCCTCAT aGTGATGGAAATTCCCGTGGTGGTCGCGAGTCTGATGTggacaataacaataaagtttCTTCTTGCCCAGCAGGCCCTCCGGGGCCTCCTGGCCCCCCAGGACCTCAG GGTCCCCCTGGATTACCTGGGATAGCAGGGCCTAAAGGAGAAAAG GGTCGGACAGGCCCTCCTGGACTTCCTGGGAAAAGAGGACCAACAGGATGGTCAGGACCAAGTGGGGCCAAA GGGGAGAAAGGTGACCCGGGGCTGATGGGTTTGCCTGGATCCAGAGGACCAATTGGGCCGAGG GGCTTACCTGGGTATAAAGGGGAAAAG GGTTCCCGAGGTGACCGTGGCGAGAATGGGATGAAAGGAGACAAG GGTGCAATGGGTTTCCCAGGAATGCTTGGACAAAAA GGTGAAATGGGTCCAAAAGGAGAACCTGGAACCTCAGGAAACAGAGGACCCACTGGCCGACCGGGGAAGAGAGGCAAGCAG GGACTGAAAGGAGACACAGGAAGCGTTGGTCCTATAGGGCCAGCAGGCCCGCAGGGACCTCCAGGCCACCCCGGCCCTCCTGGTCCACCTGCAACAG GAGTCTACATGGTTGGAGCAAAGGGTGCGCGCGGTCCACCAGGGCCTCCTGGAAAGTGTAGCTGCAGCTCTTTGAGTAGTCCTCCATTTGAAAATTATGCCTCTACAGGAAATTATCTCAAAGTGCCAGCG ATATTTGTGGTGAGCAATGAGGAGGAACTGGAGCGCCTCCGCACAGATAACGCTCTTGCATTCCGTAAAGACCAGAGATCTCTCTATTTCAAAGACATTGATGGCTGGCTGCCAATCCAG ACCTTTCCATTCCAGATCACGCCCTACCAGTCCATGGAAAATGCCCCCGATGATGAAGGTTACTGTGGGGACGGCATAGTGCAGATCTCCACCGGGGAGGAGTGTgatgacaaaaacagagttgTCACCGATGGCTGCGTCA AGTGTAAACATGCCTACTGTGGAGACGGATACCGCTATGAAggggctgaggagtgtgatggAAAAGACTTTGGATACCAGACATGTAATTCATATCTTCCAGG GTCATATGGTCACCTCAAGTGCACAAGATACTGTACTATTGACTCAACAAACTGCAAGTACTTTACTTGA